The following proteins are encoded in a genomic region of Bacillus sp. FJAT-22090:
- a CDS encoding PIG-L deacetylase family protein: MHLMVVGAHCGDGEIQAGAIAHKYAQAGYKVTFLHLTAGEKGGAAHLTVDEYREQKIQEAEKAAKLLGGTSINLGHKDAELTFNEEIVKEVATIFRKEKPDFVITHWINSMHPDHRLCQLIVQDAWLKASLPGFDLEGLPPHGLRRVFHSENWEDMEGYEPDIYVDVTDSFETYLEALSCYWFIMNSTSFRYYDYYKALGTMRGCLARTTFAQTLQNSKGLHVRKEGHIPGFPIS; encoded by the coding sequence ATAAATATGCCCAAGCCGGGTACAAGGTGACATTCCTGCATCTTACAGCCGGGGAGAAGGGGGGGGCCGCACATTTAACAGTGGATGAATATCGGGAACAGAAGATACAGGAAGCAGAGAAAGCCGCCAAATTACTGGGTGGAACGAGTATTAACCTGGGTCATAAGGACGCAGAGTTGACATTTAATGAGGAGATTGTGAAGGAAGTAGCTACAATATTCCGCAAGGAAAAACCTGATTTTGTCATCACACATTGGATCAACAGTATGCATCCCGATCATCGGCTTTGTCAACTAATTGTACAGGACGCTTGGTTAAAAGCTTCTTTGCCTGGCTTTGATTTGGAGGGCCTACCTCCGCATGGACTCCGCAGGGTTTTCCATAGTGAAAACTGGGAGGACATGGAAGGTTACGAACCAGATATATATGTGGATGTGACTGATTCATTTGAAACTTATTTAGAAGCGTTGTCCTGCTATTGGTTCATCATGAATTCTACAAGTTTCAGATATTACGATTACTATAAGGCATTAGGGACGATGAGAGGCTGTCTTGCTCGCACTACGTTTGCCCAAACGTTACAAAACTCAAAAGGTCTTCATGTCAGGAAAGAAGGGCATATTCCAGGGTTTCCAATATCTTAA